A stretch of DNA from Brevibacillus ruminantium:
TTACATATTTAACTATAACTCTCTATTCTGAATTTTAAACTTTGCGGATTTCAGAATAATAAAGTTTTGTAAACCAAAATAAAAAAAGCACCTGATCAGGTGCTTTTTTAAGCGCGCTCCTATTTTCCGACCCCGTGTTCAAAAGGCACGATTCCGGTGTTTTTATCTGTTCCTACCTGACCGTTCGAAACGCCGCTAAACAATACAAGAAGGAGAAACATGGACATGGCAAATTTTTTAAACATTTCTCAAAACCTCCATCATGTTTTTATATTGTTTTTTCTGCTTATCTGAGGCGTAATGTCTGTGCGTTTCAAAGAGAGTGACACATGAGATAATCTCCTGGTGATTGTTTGTAACTCTGGCCAAACCCAAGCTTCTGAGGATATTGTCGACCCCGCTCGGATACTCTCCTTTGTGGATGAGGTAGATGGCCAGTTCATACCGAAACCGCAGATGACGGTCCATGTCAAGCGGATTCCGGTACTCGTCAAACTGGTGGATCTCGGAAGCAAACTGTTCCAATAGCGTCTCTACGGAAAAGCCGTGCTTGTTGGCCGAAGTCAGGATGGTGACCAACCCCGACAATAGTTCGTCCGGATGTTCCTGAAGGAAGGTGACATATTCAGCCAAAACCTCGACACGTCCCATCAGGATGTCTAAGGCAAAAGAGTTCGCCACTGCGTATTCTTTAAACTTTTGAACCTCAGCTTGTCCGATTTCATCCAAACCTTCAAACCACCCAAGATCCGCGTAACCATTTACGTATGTCTTCGCCTGTTCGTAGTGCCCCTGTTTCTGCAGTGCACTTGCTTTCAAAAGAAACCCTTGACCGAAATACACGACGAGATGCCTTTCTGTCTGTAATCCATCACCTCCTTTGTTACTTCTCTTTTTTCGCAGCAAATCCTGATAGATGGCGGTCGATAACTCCCTCAATTCATCTGAATATTTCTCAACCTCCTCCCATTTATGGAGGGTAAAGCATATATTGGCTAACTGGAGCAATGCATCCAATTGATGTTGTTCGGGCAATCGCTTGCGATATGGGTCAAACCGGATCACTGCCTTCCAGTTTTCCTCCGAATTGGTTCCGATTAAGGCCAGGAACAGACGATACAGAGCCATCACGTAACGCTCAGAATGACTGTCCTTTTCCGTATCAATCACATATTGAAAGAAGGGAGCAGATTCCTTTCGCATTCCGTTCTCAAACAAATGCTCCGCCACAGCGAGAAGAATGGTCACATTTTTGTGATTTTCCAGTATTTTTGGGACAACCGACTCGATACAGTCCTGACGTCCGACCTCGGCACATCTGACCAGGTATGGCACCACACGTGGCCGTGACACTTTTCCCTGTGTAAAACACTCTTCCTCGTACAATTCATAGAGCCATCCCGGACTTTTATTAAATACGGCGGCCATGGCATCAAGCTGACCGATCGTGATTGCACGGTGTGGATAACGGTTCAGCATATCGCTGAGATTTCCAGGATTGATACCAGTCAATTCACCGAGCTTGCTCAGCGTATAGCCGCGCGCCTTGATTTGCTGTTCGATTTCCGATCGCAGCGTTCGATGTATCGTATCTTGTATCCCCACTCGCATTCTCCTTTCTCTCTTAATTTACCATCATTTTACCTAACTTTACATTTTTTAGGTAGTGGATTTTGTATTTTTTTAGCGAAATGACTAAAAATTTTGCTATTATTCTGCAAGGAGCCCGCATTGTCAACCTGAGCCCCTTTTGCTATGATGGGGGCGAAGTCAAACAAAGGAGCGAAACGCTTTGGATCATTCTTTACATCCTCTGGACAAGCGTCAATTCCTCTCCGATTTGGAGACGGTAAAAGAATTGGAACAAACCGATTTCGAGACGTATTCAATCGTCAAGAATCGTGAAACGGGGCAGCATTATCTACGGTATTCCTTTTCCCATATCAATCTATCCGAGGGCGGCAGACGCGACGATTTTGACCACTTCCTTCCGCTTGAATCCGATGACGTGCTTGCCTTCATGTTCGGCGAGCAGCCCTACCATTTCCCGGAGCATTGGCACTCTGCGTATCTGCGCACGGGGACAGATGAGCGGCTGATGCCCTTTGATCCCAGTGAGAATCATCATCTGGAAAAGGACGCCGAAGCGGAGCTGGCGCTCTTTGCCAAGCTGCAGCAGTTCAAACAGCAATGGGATCACGCGAAGGATAAAGAATCTTTGACGCGGGACTTGTTTCGCGAGCTGGATCAGATTATTAAAAAAGCAGATGACTAGTTGCACAGACTGTGTTTGATTCGCTATACTAAGGGAATCATAAAGAATCGATGATGAGGAAAGTACTCCGCTGAAGTGCCATAGCGAGCCGGGGATGGTGAGAGCCCGGTGCAGGACGGCGGCAGGAATCGCACCTCTGAGATGCAGCCTGATTGTCCGGTTTTCCGGATGAGTAAGGCAAGCCGGGCCTGCCCGTTATCGCAGAAGAAAGCGGCTGTTCTCCCGAGGCTTTGGGAGCGCGGCAAAAAGAGTGGCACCGCGGGAGCAATCCTCTCGTCTCTTCGATTTAGAGACGAGGGGTTTTTTTATTTTTTATCTTGAAAGGAGTTCATGTACTTTATGAGTTACAAGCAGCAAGTAGCCGAGATGATTTCGGCAGCCCTTACCCAGATGGGCGTAGACACCCTGAACCAAGAGCAAGTTCTTCACATGCTGGAAACTCCGCCAAATCCGGCTATGGGCGATATCGCCTTCCCTTGTTTCCAACTGGCCAAAGCACTGCGCAAGGCTCCGCCAATGATCGCCAGCGAGCTGGCTGCCCAGATCACCGGTACTCCAGTACGCGAGGTGCAAGCAGCGGGACCGTACGTCAATATTTTTCTCGATCAGCAAAGTGTCGCCGGGCAAGTCATCGGCACCATCCTGTCCCAAGGCGGAACGTACGGCAGTCGTGAACGCGGGCAAGGACGCCATGTTCCGATCGACCTTTCTTCTCCTAACATCGCCAAGCCCTTTTCCATGGGACATCTGCGTTCCACAGTAATCGGCAATGCCATTGCCAACATCATGGAAAAGCACGGATACCGTCCAGTCCGCATCAACCACCTGGGCGACTGGGGAACGCAATTCGGCAAGCTGATCGTCGCCTACCGTATGTGGGGAGACGAAGCAAAGGTAAAAGCCGAGCCGATCAAGGAACTGCTCAGCCTCTACGTCCGCTTCCACGAAGAAGCCGAAAACAACCCGTCGCTCGAAGATCAGGGACGTGAATGGTTTAAAAAGCTGGAGGATGGAGACGCCGAAGCGCTTCATCTGTGGCAATGGTTCCGCGATGAATCGATGAAGGAATTCATGAAAATCTACGAGCTGATGAACGTCACCTTTGACTCCACGCATGGCGAAGCTTTTTATAACGACAAGATGGAGCGAGTAGTTACGCTTCTGGAAGAAAAAGGGCTGCTGACAGAATCAGACGGCGCTTTGGTGGTCACTTTGGATGAGTACGACATGCCGCCTTGCCTGATTAAAAAATCGGACGGCGCTACCCTCTATGCGACACGGGATCTGGCTGCCGCACTCTATCGCCACGACAGCTACGATTTTGCCAAGGCTCTTTACGTAGTGGGCAACGAACAGCGCCTCCATTTCCAACAGCTTTACAAGGTGCTCGAAAAAATGGGCTATGAGTGGGCGAAGGAAATGTACCACGTTCCCTTCGGCATGATGCTCAAGGACGGCAAGAAAATGTCCACGCGTAAAGGAAAGGTCGTCCTCCTGGAGGAAGTGCTGAACCAAGCGATCGAGGATGTCAAAAAAGTCATCGAAGAAAAGAATCCTTCGCTCGCAAACAAAGAAGCGGTTGCTCGTCAGGTGGGTGTAGGGGCTGTGATCTTCCACGACCTGAAGAACTTCCGTCTGAACGACATCAATTTCTCCTGGGAAGAGATGCTCACCTTTGAAGGAGAGACCGGTCCTTATGTCCAATACACCCATGCCCGGGCATGCTCTCTTCTGAGAAAGGGCGGCTATGAAGCGACAGCGGAAGTAGCCCTGACCCAGGACGCCTTGGACAGCAAGGAAGCGTGGGCGGTTATCACTCTGCTGAATGCCTTCCCGGAAGTAATCGACCGTGCTGCGCACAACTTTGACCCGTCGCAAATTGGAAAATACGTGATCGACCTGGCGCAGGCTTTCAACAAATTCTACGCCAATGTGCGTATCCTGGCGGAAGAACAAGACGTGAAAAAAGCACGCTTGCAGTTAGTGGCAGCGGTTGTCGTGGTCCTGAAAGAAGGACTTCGCATCCTTGGACTGTCCGCACCGGAAGAGATGTAAGCGAGCCTCACACAAATAGAAAAACCGTCGAAGCTCTCTGATTCACGCTTCGGCGGTTTTTGGTTTATTGTCGCATGTCATTCGCATGCCTTTTGTACGGCTTTCCATCGTTTTTTCCCAGGTACCCGATTGGGGAGAATGGGAAGGTTACTCCGTTTTTTTCGCCTGTTTGGAAAACCATACTTTGCCCAAAAGCTCGACCACTTGCTTCGGCAGGGACAGCTCTTTTTGCACCTGACCGGACGCATCCACCAGGCGATACAACATGGCTTTGTCGTCTGCCGGATCTGACTTGGTCTCTACCTGGTACTCTCCGTACGCTCCGGCAGAGGCCCACTCTTCGATCATGACCTGGTATTCGCTAGGAGCAAGCTCGATATAATCCTCCTCTGTGACATCAATGATGGCATACCTATCATGCTCAATTTCTGCATCGTATGTACGGCCGTTCGCTTCCTGATAAAGCGCAAGCTCTGCGGGATCATTCAGATTCTCTTGCAAAAGAGCAAAATCTTCGATGGTTACTTTGACACGTCGCTTCACGTTCGGTTCCTCCTCGGTTCAACACGAAAAAACAATACTCAAACCCCACTCTACCATATCTGTGAATCATTTTTCTACACCCATGACAGCCGTCTCCTTCTCGGCTAACTGACGGATCAGCGCGATTTCCTGCCGATGGCCGCCATCAGCAGGGGCCGGTGTTTCCAAAATAATCGGAAGTTCAGACAGCTCCGGTGTCTGAAGAAGCTGACGAATGGGCTCCAGACCGATTTCCCCCCTCCCGATCGATGCATGGCGATCCCGAAAGGAGCAACAGGGATAGACCGAATCATTGAGGTGGACAGCGGCGAGCGCTGAAAAAAATCCACCAGTTCTCATTTTGTCTGCAACCTCTTCCCAATCGCCTCCCCGCCACAGCCCGCTGGCAAAGGCATGGCAGGTATCCAGGCAAAATCCGACACGCTCAGGGGACGTCAAAAGCGAACGTACCTGGATCAACTCTTCGATCGTGGTACCCATCCGATTGCCCTGTCCCGCATTATTTTCGATCAGGATCTTGGCCTCGCCCTGCCATTCTGAAAGCAGCTCATTCAACAGAAAGATCATACGCTTATAGCCTTCCAAGGGGTCCCCTCCCTTACTCTGTCCAAAATGGACAACAACCCCTCGCGATCCGCATGCCTCCGCGATCTCCAGGTCATTGCGCAAATGATCGAGCGTCAGCAGGTACATACTTTCCTCGACAGCCAGATTGATGGGATACGCTGTATGTGCGATCGAGATCAGCTCGTGCTCCCGAGAAAATTGACGGCATGCGGCCGCATCCTTCTTGTCAAAATCTTTGACGCCCATGCTTCGCGGATTTTTGGGAAAGTACTGGAAAGCATTCGCACCAATCATTACTGCCGTCTTTGCCGCTCCCAAATACCCGTGCTTGATGCTCACATGACAGCCCATATACACGTTTATGTCCCCCTGAAGCATTCATTACACCCAGTCTCCCCCTTCTCTTTTGTTTTCACTCCGGAAAGTTGCCCTTGCATTTCCTGCAGATTTGTCATACCTTATTAGTAAACCGAACGTTCAGTCTAGAAAGGATCGATAACCCGATGACACGCCGCCGCCTTGAAGGCGAAAAGACGAAGCAGCATATCGCGGAAAAGGCAACCGAGCTCTTTGCCCTGAAAGGGTATGCGGCCACCTCGATCGAGGATATCTGCAAAGCAGCTGATGCAAGCAAAGGTAGCCTCTATTATCACTTTACCAATAAAGAACAACTGTTTCTTTACCTGCTGGAGAAAAACCATCAGGATTGGATAGAAAAGTGGGAACGGTATTCCGCTCCTCATCCTACAGCCGTAGAGAAGCTGTACGCCTTGGCCGATTTCTTCGTGGATGACTTTTTAAGCCATCCCCTGAAAAAAGCGGTGGAGGAATTTAGCGGCAGCAAGCTGGCTGATCCGGAAATCTTGCAGCAGGTGATCACACTCGCGCAGGACTTTCACCGGGTATACATCCCGATTTTTGAGCTGGGGATACGCAACGGCGAACTGGAAGCCGATGATCCGGACGTATTGTCCTATCTTTTGGAAGGCTTTCTCAGCGGGGTTTGCAGCACTGCTTACTACGATAAACCAGATCAGTTGCACAGCGTCATGCGCAAGTCCGTCGATGTATTTATCAAAGGGATAGGGAAAAAATGACCCTATCTTTTTTTCGGGCATTACTAGACCGACCGTCCGGTTTAAAAAGTGAAGTAATTTTGAGGAGGAATCCTAGTGAAGGAGCTTTGGCGTAATCGCGTGTTTTTGATTGTATTTTCTTCTGATGTCCTTGAGAATATCGGAATCTGGATACGGAACATGGCCCTGCTCTTTTTTGTCATGGAGGTAAGTGGAAACAACCCTATCGCTGTTTCCTTGCTGACCGCCATCGAGCTTGTCCCGATTCTCTTTTTTTCCATCATCGGCGGTGCTCTGGCTGACCGCTGGAATCCCAAGCGGACAATGATATCGGCAAACCTGCTGAGCGCCGTTTCGGTTATTGTCATCGCCACCATTATATGGGGCGGCAGCTGGAAGGCTGTGTTTTTTGCCACCTTCATATCTGCAATTGTCTCGCAGTTTTCCCAGCCTGCTTCTGCGAAGATGTTCAAACAGCACGTCCCGCCGGATCAGGTAGGAGCTGCCATCTCTCTTTCGCAAAGCGTCAATTCACTCTTTATCCTCTTTGGTCCCATCGTCGGAACCGTTTTCTATCAGTCCTTTGGCGTGTATCTCTCCTTATTTGCTATGGCTGCTCTCTTTCTGATCTCAGCACTGATGCTGCTGGGTCTGCCTTCCCGCCAGATCGCGGAAGCCCTCACACAAGCGCGCGGCACCCTCATGGCACAGATCAAGGACGGTTTTTCCTATATCCGAAAATACGACCATCTCCGTGGCATTTTATGGATGTTCGTCATGCTCGGTTTGGGCTCCGGACTGATCAATCCGCTGGAGGTGTTTATCGTTACGGATCGTCTCCAGTTGTCAAAGGAAGCCATCCAGTGGTTTACTGCACTGGAGGGTGTAGGCATGTTACTGGGTGGAATTTTGGCCTCAGCCTTGCACGGTCAGCTCAACGGAAAGCGTGTCATCCATAGCGCCTTCTTCTTTTTTGCAGCCTCTGTCGTCATCGAAGCCCTCTCGACGTCTGTCCTGCTGACTGCGGCTATGCGCCTATTCACTGGGGTCGGGCTGGCTTTTCTGGAAATTCTGCTGGGGATGAAAATGATTAACCTGGTCACAGAAGAGTACATCGGACGTGTGAATGGTACCATCGCCCCGTTTTTTGTAGGAACGATGATGATCAGTTCCTTCGCAGCCGGTCCGCTGATGCAGGCCACGTCACTGATTGCTGTCTTCTCCGTGGCGGGACTTCTGATCTTACTCGGCAGTCTTTGGGTGGGGTCGATCATGGATGCCGTGACAGTCCCCTCTACCAAAGAAGCAGAACGAGAGGAGAACCTGCTGGCAAAACAATGAAACGAATATGAAACCCATAAACAACGAAGCTGTCCGCGGTCAGCGAACAGCCTGATAAATTGTACGAGCCTATTTTACGATCAAGAGCGGCGTTTTCGTGCGGTGAATCACCTTGAACGTGACACTTCCCATCAGGGTGCCGGCGATACCGCCCAAGCCATGATGACCAAGTACGATCAGGTCTGCCTCATTTTCCTGCGCGACATCCTTGATCAGGGTTGCGGGGTCGCCAATCAGGATCTTGCTTTCAAATGGCACCTCCGCAGCCTCCAGGATCTCCTGGTAAGGGCGTATCGTCTGTTCCCCCCAGGACTCCAACGTAGCCGCATCCTCCCAGCCTATGCCATACATGCCGGCATAGTTGACAGGAGGAATCACGGCGGTCAGCAGGATGAACCGAGCCCCCTCGTCTTTCCCCATCTGTATTGCTTGCTCCGCAGCCAGTTTGGCATGTTCAGAGCCATCCACTGCAATCAATACGGTTTTCCACTTGTTCTCGATCTTGGCTTCTTCAGGTACGAGAAACACGGGAATTTGCACATCATGTATCGTCGGGTAGCTGACGCTTTGCATCAGAAAACCGGTCATCCGGCCATATCCATGCGTCCCCATGACGACAGCGGCATACCCATTTTTTGCAAGATTGGCAATAACCTCTTGCGGCTCCCCAAAACGAATATCCAATTCATAGGAAACCTCCGCCTCTTGCAGCAGCTCCTCAAGCGGCTTCAAGTCCTCCCTGGCCTCTTCCCGTTGAAACTCTTCGACGGTTTGATCGCCCAACTGATGGACGACAAAACGGGCTGAAAACGGTTGGATCACATGCAGCAACGTGAGCGAATGCTTCCCTTGTGCAAAGGCGATGGCGAATTTGACTGCTTGTATAGAGTGAGGTGATTTATCTACCGGTACCAAAATGCTAGACATCGGGCATCATCCTTTTTTCGTAATGGGGTCAGCGGCTGACTGCCCCCTGATATCTTCATTGTAGGTGATGCACCCGATGATGTAAGTAGGGAAACTCCCTGATATCGAGCTGCCAATTCCCTGATTTGTATCCGGTTTATTCCAACATTCCGCTAATGAAGATCGTGGCTTCCTCTCCCAAATCGATGTCCCGAATGTCGTGATCCTCACTCGTCACTTGTCCCCCCGCTCTGTCTCTGCGGATAATCCGTACGACCGGACGGGAAGGGAGTCCCCTGTTTTGATCGATCACGATCCCCACTTCACCTGTGCTGAGCTTCAACGATGTTCCCGTAGGATACATAGCAATCGTCCGCAAAAAATGGACGACCATGGCATGGTCAAAGCGCTTCTCAGCCAGACCCATGATTCGCTCACAGGCCTCAAATGGCTGCAGTGTCTCTTCCTCTTCGGAAAACGGAGAAATCAGGTTGTCATAAGCATTGCAAATGGCCACGATTTTGCCAAAATCATGAATTTCTCCCCCGGATAATCCGCGGGGAACCCCTGTTCCATCCACCCACTCATGGTGCTGCAAGGCGATATGGGCGGATACGATGCTCATCTCATGCTTTTTTCGGAGCAGATTAAAGCCTGTCCATGTATGGTGATTCTCCAGACTATTCTGTTTGTAAACGGAGATTTCGCCCTCTTCTGTCGCCACTTTTCCAATATCGTGAAGCAATGCGCCGATCGCCAGTTCCTTTAATTGGTTTTGGGAATACCCGAGTCCCACACCCATGACCGTCGCCATCATGCACACATTTAGAGAGTGAATGTAGAGGGCGTTGTCATTCGTCCGAATTTCCCCGAGATTTAAAAGCACACGGCGATTTCGCAGTGTTTCATCGACAATAGTATTCACGGACTTTTGCAGTCCCCGGACATCCATTTCTTTCCCGGTCTGGGCACACTGGATGGCAGCGGATAAATTGCGGATGGCATCCTTTCTCGTCGTTTCCGTCAATACATCTTCCGTTTTTACATCCTGCAAATTCGGGTCCTTGATGCTAACCATGGTCACGCCAAACCGGCGCAATTTATTAATCATTCCGACGGTGAGCTGGACATCTGTCTGCAACAGCGTAAGTCCATCACTGGTATAAATGCTGCGGCCCAGGATATCACCCGGCTCAACCTGTTCCAAGCTGACATATTTCATGGGGTCTTCCTCCTGAATTCTACTCCCCTGTTGTACTTTCCCCTATCTTACCATGAAAAACCAAAAACAATAGAATGAAAAACGGGACTGTCCCCATCGTTTTTTCGACCGGACAAACAAATAGTCTGGGCGCTTTGCATATGATAGCTTTTGCAAAAATTGTATGCAGTGAAAGGGTGAGGGCCATGTGCGGGATAACCGGCTGGATTGACTGGGAAAGAGACGTCAGCGTCAGGCATGATATCGTCGAAGCCATGACGAGGGCATTAACGAATCGGGGGCCCGATGAAGAAGGCTATTGGTACGCAAGGTCCAGCCAAGCTGCTTTTGGTCATCGCCGACTGATTGTCGTCGACCCTGCTGGAGGCCGTCAGCCCATGACAAGACAGCGCGACGGGCAAGAGTTTACTCTCGTGTACAACGGCGAGTTGTACAATACGGAGGACGTTCGCCGAGAGCTTCTCGGACGCGGCTATGCCTTTCGCTCCCATTCCGATACGGAGGTCCTGCTTGCCTCCTACATGGAATGGGGAGCAGATTGCTTGCACAAGCTAAACGGTATTTACGCCTTTGCGGTGTGGGAAGAGCATACGCAACAGCTTTTTTTAGCCCGTGACCGCCTGGGCGTCAAGCCGCTTTTTTTCGCCCAGCGTGAAAATGCGCTTCTGTTTGGTTCTGAGCTGAAAGCCTTGCTGGCACACCCCTTGGTAAAACCGGTCATTGGCAGAGAGGGTCTGGCAGAGCTGTTTGTCCTGGGTCCCTCTCGCACCCCCGGACATGGCGTTTTTGCGGATGTACATGAATTGAAGCCCGGCCACTATCTCACCTTTAATCACAGCGGCCTCGTTCAGCGGAAGTACTGGGGATTGGAGAGTTATCCACATGAAGAGGATGTGCAACAGACGGCCCAGCACATTCGCCACCTGCTCGCGGACTCGATCAAACGGCAACTGATTTCGGATGTCCCCATCGCCACGCTGTTGTCGGGAGGTCTTGATTCAAGCGCCATCACAGCCATAGCGGCCCAGGTTTTTCAGGAGGAAGGACGCGGCACGCTGTATACCTACTCTGTCGATTATGTAAACAATGCCCTACACTTCCGGACAAATGCGTACCAGCCCAACGATGATGCCCCCTTCGTTCATTTAATGGCAGATCGCTGCAGAACCTCCCATCAGATCATCGAACTGGATACCTCTGCTTTGACAGAGGCTCTGGAGACTGCCCTTTATGCTCGCGATTTGCCGGGAATGGCCGATGTCGACGCTTCGCTGTTTCTGTTTTGCAGGGAAATCAAAAAACAGACGACCGTCGTGCTGTCTGGCGAATGCGCGGACGAAATGTTTGGAGGATACCCATGGTTTCATCGCGATGAACTGCTTCACACCCGCTCCTTTCCCTGGGCTCAGGCAACTGACGAGCGTGCTTCCTGGCTTTCTCCCGAGCTGCAGGACTGGGTGAAACCGAAAGAGTATATGACGAGGCGCTATGAAGAAGCCTTGGACGAGGTTCCTCGAATGCCGGCAGACAACCCGATGTCAGCCAAACGGCGGGAAATGTTTTATCTGAACCTGACCTGGTTTATGAGCACGTTGCTGGACAGAAAAGACAGAATGAGCATGGCCGCTGGTTTAGAGGCAAGAGTTCCGTACTGCGATCACCGCTTGATCCAATACGTGTGGAACATTCCGTGGGAGATGAAAAATTGGGGCAATCGCGAAAAGGGAATTCTCAGACTTGCTTTGGAAGGAATCCTGCCGGAGCAAGTCCTGTACCGCAAGAAAAGCCCCTACCCAAAAACACATAACCCTGCATACGCAAAAGCAACCCGCTCCTGGCTATTGCAAGTGCTGGACGATCCCTCTTCGCCGCTGCATCAGATGATTGACACCCAAAAGGTGCGAAGCTTCGCCCATGAATCCGCTGAGGCTTCCGGCACACCCTATTTCGGGCAATTGATGGGCAGACCGCAGATGTTCGCTTATCTGGCGTCCATCGATTTATGGATGAGAACCTACCAGGTCACTCTTACCTCCTGACTCTAAATGTTGGCATATGAAAAAAACCGTCTGAGAAATCCCAGACGGTTTTGTTATCTCGTATAAGCAAGGAATGCTGTAAGCCAGGTTCTGTCTCTCCCGTGCTGCGAACGGATCTTCTCCTCGCACCAAGAGCGGTAGTCATCTATCTATGGCATCAGCAGATGCCATCCATCCCTCCGTTGAATTCCTTCGGGATCGGTTCCCCTACCAAATTTGGGTTTCTCGCTCGCAGGGTTTACCTCGTTCCATCTTCCCTGTCACCAGGAAAGCTACGTTTCTGTGGCACTTTCAGCGTACTCGGGTCTCCAAAGGAGAACCCTTTCCACGCCGTCAGCAAAGCCGAAGCCTCACTGCCCTGGTTTGCACCAGGTACGAACACTCCAGACATCTCAGTCTGGGCGAGCCTGGACTTTCCTCTACCGCCGACCGTAAAGGCCGCGGCAGCGACTACCCGCATTCCTTGCCTATCTGAATGAATCAGCAAAGAATAATTTATCATACCCAGGCATCTACCGTCAACCTGAAGTCACTGGCAACGCTGGTAAATTGTTTATATACCTAAGCTGTAGTACAATATGAGGTGTTCTTTTACATTGTACATCTACTGCTTGGAGGGATCTATATGCTGCTATTGCCATTTGAAAATCATGTCCCCCGCATACATGAATCGGTTTTTCTGGCCAAAGGGTCTGTCATTTCCGGCGATGTGACGATTGGAGAGGATACATCTATCTGGTACAATACCGTGATTCGTGGAGATATCGCCCCTACCGTGATTGGCCGCCGCGTAAGTGTCCAGGACAACAGCACCCTGCATCAAAGCCCGGGGAAACCGCTGATTCTGGAAGACGAAGTCACCATCGGGCACAATGTCGTTTTGCACAGTTGCGTGATCAGACGTGGTGCTTTGATCGGGATGGGATCGATTATCCTGGACGGAGCTGAGATTGGCGAAGAAGCTATGGTTGGCGCCGGAGCACTGGTCCCGCCCGGAATGAAGGTTCCGCCTCGTACGCTGGTCATAGGTTCTCCCG
This window harbors:
- a CDS encoding helix-turn-helix domain-containing protein codes for the protein MRVGIQDTIHRTLRSEIEQQIKARGYTLSKLGELTGINPGNLSDMLNRYPHRAITIGQLDAMAAVFNKSPGWLYELYEEECFTQGKVSRPRVVPYLVRCAEVGRQDCIESVVPKILENHKNVTILLAVAEHLFENGMRKESAPFFQYVIDTEKDSHSERYVMALYRLFLALIGTNSEENWKAVIRFDPYRKRLPEQHQLDALLQLANICFTLHKWEEVEKYSDELRELSTAIYQDLLRKKRSNKGGDGLQTERHLVVYFGQGFLLKASALQKQGHYEQAKTYVNGYADLGWFEGLDEIGQAEVQKFKEYAVANSFALDILMGRVEVLAEYVTFLQEHPDELLSGLVTILTSANKHGFSVETLLEQFASEIHQFDEYRNPLDMDRHLRFRYELAIYLIHKGEYPSGVDNILRSLGLARVTNNHQEIISCVTLFETHRHYASDKQKKQYKNMMEVLRNV
- the argS gene encoding arginine--tRNA ligase, whose product is MSYKQQVAEMISAALTQMGVDTLNQEQVLHMLETPPNPAMGDIAFPCFQLAKALRKAPPMIASELAAQITGTPVREVQAAGPYVNIFLDQQSVAGQVIGTILSQGGTYGSRERGQGRHVPIDLSSPNIAKPFSMGHLRSTVIGNAIANIMEKHGYRPVRINHLGDWGTQFGKLIVAYRMWGDEAKVKAEPIKELLSLYVRFHEEAENNPSLEDQGREWFKKLEDGDAEALHLWQWFRDESMKEFMKIYELMNVTFDSTHGEAFYNDKMERVVTLLEEKGLLTESDGALVVTLDEYDMPPCLIKKSDGATLYATRDLAAALYRHDSYDFAKALYVVGNEQRLHFQQLYKVLEKMGYEWAKEMYHVPFGMMLKDGKKMSTRKGKVVLLEEVLNQAIEDVKKVIEEKNPSLANKEAVARQVGVGAVIFHDLKNFRLNDINFSWEEMLTFEGETGPYVQYTHARACSLLRKGGYEATAEVALTQDALDSKEAWAVITLLNAFPEVIDRAAHNFDPSQIGKYVIDLAQAFNKFYANVRILAEEQDVKKARLQLVAAVVVVLKEGLRILGLSAPEEM
- a CDS encoding deoxyribonuclease IV produces the protein MYMGCHVSIKHGYLGAAKTAVMIGANAFQYFPKNPRSMGVKDFDKKDAAACRQFSREHELISIAHTAYPINLAVEESMYLLTLDHLRNDLEIAEACGSRGVVVHFGQSKGGDPLEGYKRMIFLLNELLSEWQGEAKILIENNAGQGNRMGTTIEELIQVRSLLTSPERVGFCLDTCHAFASGLWRGGDWEEVADKMRTGGFFSALAAVHLNDSVYPCCSFRDRHASIGRGEIGLEPIRQLLQTPELSELPIILETPAPADGGHRQEIALIRQLAEKETAVMGVEK
- a CDS encoding TetR/AcrR family transcriptional regulator is translated as MTRRRLEGEKTKQHIAEKATELFALKGYAATSIEDICKAADASKGSLYYHFTNKEQLFLYLLEKNHQDWIEKWERYSAPHPTAVEKLYALADFFVDDFLSHPLKKAVEEFSGSKLADPEILQQVITLAQDFHRVYIPIFELGIRNGELEADDPDVLSYLLEGFLSGVCSTAYYDKPDQLHSVMRKSVDVFIKGIGKK
- a CDS encoding MFS transporter — protein: MKELWRNRVFLIVFSSDVLENIGIWIRNMALLFFVMEVSGNNPIAVSLLTAIELVPILFFSIIGGALADRWNPKRTMISANLLSAVSVIVIATIIWGGSWKAVFFATFISAIVSQFSQPASAKMFKQHVPPDQVGAAISLSQSVNSLFILFGPIVGTVFYQSFGVYLSLFAMAALFLISALMLLGLPSRQIAEALTQARGTLMAQIKDGFSYIRKYDHLRGILWMFVMLGLGSGLINPLEVFIVTDRLQLSKEAIQWFTALEGVGMLLGGILASALHGQLNGKRVIHSAFFFFAASVVIEALSTSVLLTAAMRLFTGVGLAFLEILLGMKMINLVTEEYIGRVNGTIAPFFVGTMMISSFAAGPLMQATSLIAVFSVAGLLILLGSLWVGSIMDAVTVPSTKEAEREENLLAKQ
- a CDS encoding universal stress protein; its protein translation is MSSILVPVDKSPHSIQAVKFAIAFAQGKHSLTLLHVIQPFSARFVVHQLGDQTVEEFQREEAREDLKPLEELLQEAEVSYELDIRFGEPQEVIANLAKNGYAAVVMGTHGYGRMTGFLMQSVSYPTIHDVQIPVFLVPEEAKIENKWKTVLIAVDGSEHAKLAAEQAIQMGKDEGARFILLTAVIPPVNYAGMYGIGWEDAATLESWGEQTIRPYQEILEAAEVPFESKILIGDPATLIKDVAQENEADLIVLGHHGLGGIAGTLMGSVTFKVIHRTKTPLLIVK
- a CDS encoding HD-GYP domain-containing protein, whose product is MKYVSLEQVEPGDILGRSIYTSDGLTLLQTDVQLTVGMINKLRRFGVTMVSIKDPNLQDVKTEDVLTETTRKDAIRNLSAAIQCAQTGKEMDVRGLQKSVNTIVDETLRNRRVLLNLGEIRTNDNALYIHSLNVCMMATVMGVGLGYSQNQLKELAIGALLHDIGKVATEEGEISVYKQNSLENHHTWTGFNLLRKKHEMSIVSAHIALQHHEWVDGTGVPRGLSGGEIHDFGKIVAICNAYDNLISPFSEEEETLQPFEACERIMGLAEKRFDHAMVVHFLRTIAMYPTGTSLKLSTGEVGIVIDQNRGLPSRPVVRIIRRDRAGGQVTSEDHDIRDIDLGEEATIFISGMLE